In one window of Chitinophagales bacterium DNA:
- a CDS encoding amino acid permease: protein MFNSILRKKSIDRIMAESAAGESDGHGGGLNKVLGVRDLTFMGIAAVIGAGIFSTIGTAAFNGGPGIALLFIITAVTCGFCALCYAEFASRVPISGSAYTYAYVSFGELIAWIIGWALILEYAIGNIVVAISWSGYFNNLLNAFGIHLPGWLLKDPFSAAKNYEEAQAAIQAGTPLTDTMKEAVAAWDAAPVIGNWHFFVNLPAFMIVCLITWLAYVGIRESKKSTNFMVIFKIAVIIFVIILGGMYVDTTNWSPFMPNGFTGVLAGVSAVFYAYIGFDAISTTAEECKNPQRDLPRGMMYSLIICTILYVLIALVLTGMVSYTELKVDDPLAYVFEKLNLKWAGYIISVSAVVATTSVLLVFQLGQPRIWMSMSRDGLLPKRFGKVHRKFKTPSFATLISGGAVALCSLVLPSMLMTDLTSIGTLFAFVLVCFGVLALPAERHAGSGKFKLPYINGQFLIPAIVIGFILLFRERVMGAVSHISNEGYQEILFLIFIAIALYVAFRAFLKKSSAIPVLGALCCLYLMIEIPAVSWLWFFAWMAVGLSIYFLYGRKQSKLA, encoded by the coding sequence ATGTTTAACTCAATATTGCGTAAAAAATCCATCGATCGCATCATGGCAGAATCAGCTGCAGGTGAAAGCGATGGCCATGGTGGTGGCCTAAATAAAGTATTGGGTGTTCGCGACCTTACTTTCATGGGTATTGCCGCGGTGATTGGTGCAGGCATTTTCTCTACCATCGGTACGGCTGCGTTTAATGGCGGTCCCGGCATTGCATTGCTTTTCATCATTACGGCAGTCACCTGTGGTTTCTGTGCCCTGTGTTATGCAGAATTTGCCAGCAGGGTGCCCATCTCAGGTAGTGCTTATACCTATGCATATGTAAGTTTTGGTGAGTTGATTGCCTGGATTATTGGTTGGGCCTTGATATTGGAATATGCAATTGGTAATATTGTAGTAGCAATAAGTTGGAGCGGCTACTTCAATAATTTATTGAATGCGTTTGGCATTCATTTACCCGGCTGGTTATTGAAAGATCCTTTTTCGGCTGCCAAGAATTATGAAGAAGCACAAGCGGCTATTCAAGCTGGCACCCCCTTAACAGATACCATGAAAGAAGCGGTAGCTGCATGGGATGCTGCGCCCGTTATCGGTAACTGGCATTTCTTTGTTAACCTACCAGCTTTCATGATTGTCTGCCTCATTACCTGGTTGGCTTATGTAGGTATCCGGGAAAGTAAAAAGAGCACCAATTTCATGGTGATTTTCAAAATAGCTGTAATCATTTTCGTGATCATTCTCGGCGGTATGTATGTAGATACCACCAATTGGTCGCCATTCATGCCCAATGGCTTTACAGGTGTTTTAGCGGGTGTATCTGCTGTATTCTATGCCTATATTGGTTTTGATGCCATTTCTACAACGGCAGAAGAGTGTAAGAATCCGCAACGCGATTTGCCGCGTGGTATGATGTATTCACTCATCATTTGTACCATTCTCTATGTGTTGATCGCTTTGGTACTTACCGGAATGGTATCCTATACTGAATTAAAAGTGGATGATCCCTTGGCCTATGTATTTGAAAAACTCAACCTCAAATGGGCGGGCTATATCATTTCTGTGAGTGCAGTCGTAGCGACTACTTCTGTATTGTTGGTGTTTCAGTTAGGACAGCCAAGAATTTGGATGAGCATGAGCCGTGATGGATTATTGCCTAAGCGTTTTGGCAAAGTGCACAGAAAATTCAAGACACCTTCTTTCGCTACACTGATCAGCGGTGGAGCTGTGGCATTGTGTTCTCTGGTATTACCTAGCATGTTAATGACGGATTTAACCAGTATTGGTACGCTGTTCGCCTTTGTCTTAGTTTGCTTTGGTGTATTGGCTTTACCGGCTGAACGCCACGCAGGTAGTGGTAAGTTTAAATTGCCTTATATCAACGGACAATTCCTGATTCCAGCGATAGTAATTGGCTTCATTTTACTCTTCCGCGAGCGTGTGATGGGTGCTGTGAGCCATATCAGCAATGAAGGCTACCAAGAAATCCTATTCCTCATTTTTATAGCGATTGCGCTTTATGTTGCCTTCCGTGCTTTCCTGAAGAAGTCATCAGCTATTCCTGTGCTAGGCGCACTGTGTTGCTTATACCTCATGATTGAGATACCTGCAGTCAGCTGGCTCTGGTTCTTTGCCTGGATGGCCGTGGGCTTGAGTATTTATTTCTTGTACGGGCGTAAGCAAAGCAAGCTGGCCTGA
- a CDS encoding Smr/MutS family protein — translation MKYEVGDDIIVLHSNEEGKVVEIINEKMVMIEVRGVKFPAYMDQIDFPYFKRFTEKKLFVPKKAPKVYVDQVPKEKGQPNSIKVADGVWLSLIPKFALDDFNDEVVELFKIHLVNRTEKALKFQYTQSFLGDPAFELSSEVLSFHDFYLHDISFGDFSDNPVFRFIFEMVTPEKGKAKWFETETRIKAKQLFKRIEEMKEANEPMLSYSLFKDFPAEQVEEKFELTGLAAKGFKVYEAKEARKHLPPARSVIDLHMEKLMDNWQTLSNVEILGIQLAEFEKYYELAIAHHQPSLIVIHGVGTGRLRDEIHDLLKGRKEVRYFVNQYDARFGYGATEIFFQY, via the coding sequence ATGAAGTATGAAGTGGGCGACGATATCATTGTCTTGCACAGCAATGAGGAAGGTAAGGTAGTGGAGATCATCAACGAGAAAATGGTGATGATTGAAGTGCGCGGGGTGAAATTCCCGGCATATATGGACCAGATTGATTTCCCTTACTTCAAACGCTTTACTGAGAAGAAGCTGTTTGTGCCCAAGAAGGCGCCGAAAGTCTATGTAGATCAAGTACCTAAAGAGAAAGGTCAACCCAATAGCATTAAGGTGGCCGATGGTGTATGGCTCAGCCTGATTCCCAAATTTGCGCTTGACGATTTCAATGATGAAGTGGTAGAGTTGTTCAAGATTCACTTGGTGAATCGAACTGAGAAAGCCCTGAAGTTCCAATACACACAATCTTTCCTAGGTGATCCTGCTTTTGAACTCAGCAGTGAGGTTTTATCCTTCCATGATTTTTACTTGCATGATATCTCCTTCGGTGATTTCAGCGATAACCCTGTTTTCCGTTTTATATTTGAGATGGTAACGCCAGAAAAGGGTAAAGCCAAGTGGTTTGAAACCGAAACACGCATCAAAGCCAAGCAATTATTCAAGCGGATTGAAGAAATGAAGGAAGCCAATGAGCCCATGCTCAGTTATTCCTTATTCAAAGATTTTCCGGCTGAACAAGTTGAAGAGAAATTCGAATTAACCGGATTGGCTGCTAAAGGATTCAAAGTTTATGAAGCCAAAGAAGCCCGCAAGCATTTACCACCAGCTCGTTCGGTAATAGACCTGCATATGGAGAAACTAATGGACAATTGGCAAACTCTTTCTAATGTAGAGATACTCGGCATTCAATTGGCTGAGTTTGAGAAATATTATGAACTCGCTATTGCGCATCATCAGCCCAGCCTGATTGTGATTCATGGGGTAGGTACAGGTCGCTTACGCGATGAAATCCATGATTTATTGAAAGGCCGTAAAGAAGTACGCTATTTCGTAAATCAATACGACGCCCGTTTTGGCTATGGAGCTACGGAGATATTCTTTCAATATTGA
- a CDS encoding polyprenyl synthetase family protein encodes MHDFTSLVTDFATHFNKAHFPAAPESLYAPCDYFLSLGGKRVRPVMCLMGNELFDTIQQDAYAVATAIELFHNFTLIHDDIMDAAPLRRGMETVHIKYGSNTALLSGDVMLIRAYEQLAHINPALLPRILHLFNTTAREVCEGQQLDMDFEQQQNVALDAYINMITLKTSVLLAASLEMGAIIGGASEGNCRHLYEFGKNLGIAFQIQDDYLDAFGDPEKFGKEPGGDIRQNKKTFLLIHALETADAVNKAKLLQLMEENPADKVAQVLAIFRACGVDSWARDLKQQYVDKAMDHLEAVAVVAARKQPMKELAAFLVQRTH; translated from the coding sequence ATGCATGATTTTACAAGTTTGGTAACAGATTTTGCCACGCATTTTAACAAAGCGCATTTTCCGGCAGCACCGGAAAGCCTTTATGCACCTTGTGATTACTTCCTAAGCTTAGGAGGAAAACGTGTTCGCCCAGTGATGTGTTTAATGGGGAATGAATTGTTTGATACCATTCAGCAGGATGCATATGCTGTTGCAACCGCAATCGAACTCTTCCACAATTTTACTTTGATCCACGATGATATCATGGATGCTGCACCCTTGCGCAGAGGAATGGAAACTGTACATATCAAATATGGCAGTAATACTGCTTTACTCAGTGGGGATGTGATGTTGATTCGTGCCTATGAACAATTGGCGCATATCAATCCCGCACTCTTACCACGCATCCTCCATTTATTCAATACAACTGCACGTGAAGTGTGTGAGGGACAACAACTGGATATGGATTTTGAGCAGCAGCAAAACGTTGCGCTGGATGCTTATATCAATATGATTACTTTAAAGACTTCGGTATTGCTAGCTGCGAGTTTGGAAATGGGCGCTATTATTGGTGGTGCCAGTGAAGGCAATTGCCGCCATCTCTATGAGTTTGGTAAAAACCTCGGTATTGCTTTTCAGATTCAGGATGATTATCTCGATGCGTTCGGCGACCCGGAGAAATTTGGTAAGGAACCCGGTGGCGATATCCGACAAAACAAAAAGACTTTTTTATTGATCCATGCATTGGAAACAGCTGATGCTGTGAATAAGGCAAAGCTCTTGCAATTGATGGAGGAAAATCCTGCTGATAAAGTGGCACAGGTGCTGGCTATTTTCCGTGCTTGTGGTGTGGATAGCTGGGCTAGGGATTTAAAACAGCAGTATGTGGACAAAGCAATGGATCATCTGGAAGCTGTAGCTGTTGTTGCCGCAAGAAAGCAGCCAATGAAAGAATTGGCCGCATTTCTGGTGCAGCGTACGCATTGA